Proteins encoded in a region of the Labeo rohita strain BAU-BD-2019 chromosome 22, IGBB_LRoh.1.0, whole genome shotgun sequence genome:
- the LOC127154026 gene encoding interferon-induced protein 44-like: MYKDTSKCMNPLTSKLSEEKRKKICALLGSVKLTLLYKASVHGYQASAFHQRCDNQGPTLLVAYNNSGYVFGGYTSVDYARSGREITDEEAFLFSFKSGSSNYIKVNSGYNARYDDAKWPNFGQQLYFCYNNQPVVYHQGGHAFNINTSSMYGNDGQLTECEVYKVEQEPEVSVEEKPWRNVLWTPERRAELIGLIKNHKPLMTSVSQVRILMIGPVGAGKSSFFNSINSIFTGHVTSKAMSGSAGTSLTVQFRTYPVNDGREGKPLPFVLCDTMGLEEQSGAGLDIEDISSILQGHIPDRYKFNPMAPFQLDEQKASRPASLQEKIHCVVYVIDTTKISLMSSKLQEKLASIRRKVNSLGITQIVLMTKVDEACPKVEKDLQSVYLSSYIKSKVQEVSSRLGVPVSCVLPVKNYSQELELELNCDVLLLTALQQMLRFADDYFDDIRSLEGNPK; the protein is encoded by the exons ATGTACAAAGATACATCTAAATG CATGAACCCCCTCACTTCAAAATTATCAGAAGAGAAAAGGAAGAAGATCTGTGCCTTACTGGGGAGTGTGAAACTGACGCTTCTCTACAAAGCTTCAGTTCATGGATATCAAGCTTCTGCCTTCCACCAGAGATGTGACAATCAGGGTCCCACTTTACTTGTAGCCTACAACAATTCAGGCTATGTCTTTGGTGGATACACCAGTGTAGATTATGCTCGAAGTGGCCGGGAAATTACAGATGAGGAAGCTTTCCTGTTCAGCTTTAAAAGTGGAAGTTCTAACTACATCAAAGTTAACAGTGGATATAACGCACGTTATGATGACGCTAAATGGCCCAACTTTGGTCAGCAGTTGTACTTTTGCTACAACAACCAACCAGTTGTGTATCATCAAGGAGGGCATGCATTCAACATCAATACCTCATCAATGTACGGGAATGACGGTCAGCTGACTGAATGTGAGGTGTATAAAGTGGAACAAG AGCCTGAAGTCAGTGTTGAGGAGAAACCATGGAGGAATGTTTTATGGACACCTGA ACGAAGAGCAGAGCTCATTGGATTGATCAAAAATCATAAACCCCTGATGACGTCTGTGAGTCAAGTCAGAATCCTAATGATTGGTCCTGTAGGTGCTGGAAAATCCAGTTTCTTTAACTCCATCAACTCCATCTTCACTGGTCATGTGACTAGTAAAGCCATGTCAGGATCTGCAGGCACAAGTTTAACTGTACAG TTTCGCACATATCCAGTGAATGATGGTCGTGAGGGAAAGCCGTTGCCATTTGTGTTGTGTGACACCATGGGACTGGAGGAGCAATCAGGTGCAGGACTGGATATTGAGGACATCAGCAGCATTCTTCAAGGTCACATACCAGACCGCTATAAA TTCAACCCCATGGCACCGTTTCAACTTGACGAGCAAAAGGCCTCCAGACCTGCATCTCTACAGGAGAAGATCCACTGTGTGGTGTACGTGATAGACACCACCAAAATCTCCCTCATGTCCAGCAAACTACAAGAAAAACTTGCTTCCATACGCAGAAAAGTGAACTCACTGG GCATTACTCAGATCGTCTTGATGACCAAAGTAGATGAAGCATGTCCTAAGGTGGAGAAAGATCTTCAAAGTGTTTATCTCAGTTCCTACATCAAGTCAAAG GTTCAGGAGGTGAGCTCTCGGTTGGGTGTGCCGGTGTCTTGTGTGTTACCGGTGAAGAACTACAGTCAGGAGCTGGAGCTGGAGCTCAACTGTGACGTCCTGCTGCTCACCGCTCTACAGCAGATGCTTCGCTTTGCAGACGACTATTTTGATGATATACGTTCTTTGGAGGGCAACCCTAAATAA